In Lysinibacillus sp. 2017, the DNA window AAGAGTAATTTTACTATTTTTTGTAGTAAGGTATTGCTAAGCAAACAAAACAGGAGGTTGCACATATGAATGTATCAAATAAATTACTCGAAGTGAAAGACGTGTGTAAAGTTTTTGGTGAAGGGCAAAATGAAACAATGGCATTAAAAGGCGTAACTTTTGACGTTTTACCAGAGGAGTTTCTTGGCATTATGGGGGCGAGTGGTTCAGGAAAAACAACTTTACTAAATGTAATCGCTACGATGTTAAAGCCAACAGCTGGTGAAATTTTATTAGAAGGTGAAAATATTTCATCCTTTAAAGGTTCACAGCTAGCTGCTTACAGAGGGGATCAAATTGGCTATTTATTTCAGCAATTTGAACTGATTGATAATTTAACGGCAAGAGAAAATATTATGCTACCGCTAGCGATTCACGGTGTGCATTTACAAACGCAGGAGCAAGAGCTACAACAGCTAGCGGAAATCTTTGATATTGAACAGTTATTAACGAAATTTCCATCCCAACTGTCTGGTGGGCAAAAACAACGCGTTGCTGCAGCAAGGGCGCTCATTTCAAATCCAAGTATCGTACTAGCAGATGAGCCAACGGGTGCGTTAGATACGAAAAATGCAAAGGTGCTAATGGAAAAATTGTCGGAGCATAATCAACAGCAAGGCTCGACGATTTTAATGGTGACGCATGATGCCAATGCAGCTAGCTACTGCTCACGTATTTTATTCATTCAAGATGGTGTGATATTCCATGAATTACGACGAAATATACCGACTGAATCGCAAGCGCAATTTTACGAGCGTATCGTGATGGTGATGGCGCAGCTTGCTGGAGGTAGTAGTAATGTTCTTTAATTTCATTCGTCGCAATAGTCGTAAAACGCGAAAAGAAAATGGCGTTTATTTTGCCTCGCTCGTTGTATCGATTATCGCATTTTACGTGATTTTATCGTTAGGTGAGCAAGATGTGATGCAATATTTACAGACGATTGAAAGCAATGCTGTGTCGCGGTTAATGCTACTAATTCCAGTATTGTACGGCGTGTCACTTATATTTGTGTTCTTTCTCGTCTATTTTGCGAATCGCTATCAGTTAAAGCAGCGTAGTCATGAGCTGGGCTTATATATGATGATGGGCATGAAACAAAGTAAGCTATTTTTTATGATGATGGGTGAGGTCGTTTGGAATAGTCTGGTGGCGCTTTGTATCGGCTTACCGATTGCCTTGTTTTTAACAGAGCTTATTAATTTAACGACTTCTCGATTAGTCGGAATGGGCATTATCGGTCATGCCTTTCGTATTTCATGGACGGGGCTAATTTTAACGGTTTGTGGCTTCTTCCTCGTACAGCTTGTAGCGATGCTGAAGTTAAGCTTTACGATGAGCAGAAAAGAGCCGCTTGAATTACTTCATGAGAATAAGGAAAAATCACAGGCTACGATGACACCGAAATGGGGTGCAGTGAGCCTTATATCCGGTACGGCGTTACTGTTCGGGACAATCTTTTTAAGTACCGCCTACGCGTTAGCGATTTTATATTTTAGAGATTTTGATTACCGCATATTTGCACTAATTATACTAGTGGGTCTACTAGGAACGTTTATTTTATTCCGCGGTCTAGGTAGTTTAATTGGCGTTTATGTGAAGAAAAAAGGGAAGTCGGCAACGGGCTTGTCGATGTTTACAGCAAGACAGCTTCAGGAAAATGTGCTGCATCAATGGAGCTCACTAGCAATTTCGTCGTTGCTTATTTTAATGGCAGTAGTATGCTTTGCGTTCGGAACCTCGAATGCTTTAACGCAGGATAAAGCAGCAACGCGTACTATAGACTATACATTTAATGGTGACAAGAAAGACGTTGAAGCAGTTGTGCAATCAGAGGAAGTGGCACCATATGTTGATGAGTTTTACGGTATGGCGTTACATAGCTTTTATGAAGCGGATGAGACATCGACATTAAACTATCATTTTGCTTGGACAGGATTAATGGATGAAATCTCAAAGGCAGCACCTTCTGAGTCAAAAGATATTTTAATGAATAATTTCTCACAGGCAAGCAGCATGTATTTCATTTCATTATCGAGCTATAACGAAATGCTACAAGCAGCAGGGAAGAAGCCAATTGCGTTTGCTGATGGTGAAGTGGCGATGTACTCAAGTGATGTTTCCGGGACTTCTTATGATTTGTTAAAAGAGCTATTAAAAAATAAACCGACGATTGAAATTGCTGATCGAGATTATTCGTTAGCACCGAATTTATATGCAGATAATATTGTAGCGGACAGAGAAATAACGTTAATGTATGCACTAATCGTACCGGATACGCTGTTTGATGAATATTTTGCTGATGCTGATACGTGGCTATGGAACATGACGTTAAAAGATGATTTCATTCAGGAAAAAGGACTTATGCAGGCAATGCTTGAAGTCGATCAAGTACTTCAGACAAAGGGCGTGCCGTTTGAAAGCTACCTTGCAAGTATGGGCAGACAGTTGTTTTATACAGTAGCAGCAACGTACACAACGTTTTACTTAGGGGTGATGTTTTTACTAATCGCCAATACGGTCTTAGGCTTAAACTTTTTAATGCAACAACGAAGCACGCGTAGTCGTTACGAAACGCTAATGATGCTCGGTGCGAGTGTATTGTCGATTTGTCAGTCTGCACGTAAACAAATTTGGTTATATTTCATTTTAGCGATCTCAGTGGCATTAGTTAGCGGCGTTTTTGGGATTTGGACTTTAGTCACGGCACTACCAGCGACGGAGTTTAATGTGCGCAATATCGTCGTTATGGGACTTGTTGTGCTACTATTTATAGTAATCGAAGTGTTGTACATTCGTATGATTCAACGAAAAAGCGACGCAGAAATTCAAAAGCTAAACGATATAGACTAGAGGTGTTTGGATGGCGAATATTGTCATCGTAGAGGATGATCCATTCCTACGCGAAGAATTACAACATATTTTACAAAAGGGGGGTACTCAGTTGTGAGTATCTCTACTTTTGATACACCGGTAGAGGCGGTAATACAAGCCGATCCGTCACTCGTACTACTCGATTTAAACTTACCGAATATGTCCGGCTTTCAAATTTGCCGAACGTTAAAGGCGAAGGGTGTTGGGCCAATATTAGTGTTAACAGCACGCAACCAGTTACGGGACGAGTTGCATGCATTAGAGCTTGGGGCGGATGATTTTTTAAATAAACCGTGTCACCCGAAACGACTAATCGCCCGAATCGAAAAGTTACAGCAACTGTACGCTACAATGCCTGCACTATTGAAATGGGCGGAACTTACATTAGATGAAAGAGCCAATATTTTATATGCTGCTCAGCAGTCTGTTGCACTCTCAGAAAATGAAGCGATTATGATGAAACTATTTATAAACAATGCACCAGCAATTGTAACAAAGGAGCAACTTTTTACGGCGCTATGGGGAAGCAGTGAATTTGTAGACGAGAACATTTTACAGGTGAATATGACGAGACTCCGAAAAACGTTAGAAAAAGTGGGCATGTCGCAGTCAATTAAAACGGTCAGAGGTGTTGGCTATCAATTAGTAGGGGGCGAAACTTCATGAAAAAAGTAAATTGGCTACATCTCCCTCAGCACGCCTATTACTGGATTATACTGCTTTGTGTGAATAGCGCTTTATTTATATTTTTAGCGTGGGTTGCTTATCCAAAAGAATTTAAAGCATTAGTACTAGCGATGCTCATTTTTACAATAGTTACGATATTGATTGGGGTAGTTGTTACATGGAAAAAACAGCGAAAAAACCAACATATTTTTTATCAATTTTTAAAGGACCCCTCTCTTGAGAAGGAAGCACAATTATCACAAACTTTAGGAAACGCATATATAGAAGTAGTACACGCTTTAGCAAATGAATTACGTCGCTTACAAGATGAAGCACAAGAGGCAAAGCATCAATCATTAGAGTACAAGACGTTTATTGAAAGCTGGGTGCATGAAATTAAAACACCACTTTCACTGCTTCATTTTGTGTTACAAAATCGAAAAGACGAAATGTCTTCGTTAGTTTATCAAAGGCTAGATCATGCAAATATAACAATTCATGATTATGTAGAACGTATATTATTTTTTGCCAAGCTCCAAGCAGTGCATGTAGATTATAGCTTGAAAAAAGTATCAATTTTTGAATGCTTTGAAGATGTCTTACTAGAGCTTCAATCATTATTGGAAGAGCAGCAGGTAGGTGTTCATACGGAAATCAAGGACATCCCTGTTGTATCTGATGAAAGAGCGCTTCATTTTATTTTGATCCAGTTACTTGTGAATGCCATTAAATATCGAAACGTAGATAGTGAGAGCTTCATTAGGATAGAAACAGGCTTTGAACATGCAAAAGACAGCTATTATATAAAAGTAGCTGACAATGGGCTAGGTGTCTTGCAATCAGACTTACCATTTATATTTGATAAAGGCTTTACTGGAGACACTAACAATCAAAAGCAGTCTACAGGAATGGGCTTATTTTTAGTGAAAAAACTATGTGACGATTTGCAAATTGAAATGGACGTTGAGTCAGAATATATGCATGGTTTTACAATGAAGTTGTTGTTTCCAAAGGTTTAAATGGTTTCTATGAAAATATAATAAATGTAGAAAGAATGTCCCCAAACCAATTGAAGACATTATTGGCATCACGCCCTCTATGGAGCGTATTCGTCAATCTGAAATGGAAGAGGGTTATATCGGCATTGTGTGGCGAGATCAAGCGTATAAACAGCCGGGCGAACTGCGGGCTTCGTTTGGTTTAAAGAGCGTACAGGCAATCTTATGTTAACATTTGCGCAATGTGAAGAAATCGCTATAAAGTTTTTAAGCATGTACTTTCCTGCATTTTTACCTTTTTTACAAATAAAAGTGAAAGACGCTTCGTTCAACGAAGAACATCGAGCATTTTTCTATTTTGGTTTATTTGTACAAGATTCAGATTTTCTGGGTAACAGCAATGACTTAGGGGGAACATTTTAATGAAAAAAATAGTTAGTTCAATTTTGGCTTTGATTGTTTTATTAATTGTAGTATTCCTTTTACTTTTTAATAAAGAAACAACATTGAAAGAGGAAGGTTTTGGAGGGGGAATTGAAAAAGTAAGCGAAATAGAGATAAGTAGAGTTAGTGGTTCTGATGAAAAAAAGATAAATCTCTATGATGGGCAAGCAAAAGAGCTGTTTAATCAATTTCTAAATACAAAATTAAGTAAAGTAGAAAATGTAGATGGGGAATTCACTGAATCATTCTATATAATCATTAGAGATAATGAAAAAAGAGCTTTAGGAATTAGAATTGATAACACCCTTGCTTTTTCACCATATGACTACAATGGAAATAGCAAAAACAATAAAGATTATTTATTAGAGGATGATTCTATATTAAAATCAATAGAACAGTTTTTCGAATGACTAAACTTCATTTAAGAAAAGAATTATAATTATAGAAAATAATTCATGCGAAAAACGCTCAGTTTAAAATGCTGAGCGTTTTTACTTGTCAATTATATTGTTGATTTTCTGTTTAAATATATGCTAATAGTGTTGTTAATTGCACCGATTTTACTATTTTTCTCCCTGTCAACCGAACCCGTTAACAATAATGGGCTTTCCTTTTTTCTGTATATTAACGCCATTATTTTTCCCTTTGAAGTTTAAATTCACTAAACTTTTTGTTAAGTTATTGTAAAAAAGTTACATCCATAGTTTAATTAAACTATCTAATTTGGAATTGTAGGTGAAAGAATGGATTCTTTAGGCGAGCGTATTAAAAAGCTGCGCAAAGCAAAAAAGTATACACAAACTGAACTTGCTGGAAACCGTCTGACAAAGGGTATGCTTAGTTTAATTGAGAACGGAAAAGCACAGCCATCAATGGAAAGTTTGCGTTTTTTAGCGAAGCAATTAGATGTTGAAGTCAGTGAATTATTGGACGATGGGACCCTGGCTCAACTACGAAATTTATATACGAATATTGAAGAAGACATTGAAAAAAGAAGTTTAATGATTGATCCAGAAGAAGTATTATCGTTAACAATAAAAATCATCGAAAAAATAGAGCCTTATTTAGCCCAAATTCAAGGAATTAACTATGAACAAATTCGTATACGTGAAGTCTATTTTTTAATGAATCGTACTATCAATAAAGCGAAATCTTTGGATGAGTATTGGAAATTCATTAACCAATATGAAGCAATCCATGCGTATAGCCGCATGTTGCGATGTTACTTCTATTTAGCGTTTGCGGCAATGGAACAACGTAATTACGAAGGTACTTTAGATATTTTGAAAAAAGGGGAACAACGAATCGCCCCTTATGAATTGTTAATTGACCCAATCGCTAAGTTAGACTTTTACTATAATTTAACAGTAGCCTATTCAGCGGTAGATAATGTGGAAATGGCAGAATATTATTTACAGAAGGCGATGGAATTTGCGAAGAGAAAGCAGATTTTTTATCGAATGGATAGTTTTTATGAACTATTATTTGTGCTTTCCATTGCAAATAAAGAGCATGATAAAAGTGAAGTGTATATAAACAAATTATTATTACTTTCAGATTTTGCAGATGATAACTCCATTAAGATGGCTTCAGCATTTTGTAATTTACATTATATAAATAATGTAGAGCATCAATACGAAAAAGTCGACCTATTAATGGGAGAGTATAGAGATTCACAATATTTTTCACAAAATCCCAAATTTATTTGTGAACAAATGTATGCACAATTTATGTTAAAAAATTATGAGCGTACCATTGAGTATGGGCAGAACTTATCCATTCCAAATTTTATTCACCATCCGATTGATTTAGCTCGATATTATCGCTACTTTGCAGTTCGTGCAATGGCTTATTACCATATGAAAGATTTTGACGCAGCAAAGCGAGACATCATTTATGCTAAAAATGGGGTAGAAGATTTCTCAAATACAATTTATAAGCAATTTGTTTTAGATGCATATAACGTAATATTTTTTGATTAGAAAAATATCATTCGTATAAAACAGCACGAATGGTTGTCTTTCTTGTGTTCTTACACTTAAAAAGGGTTTAGGCTAACGCCTAAACCCTTTTGTTATTTATCCCAATGCGTATTAATAAATTCATCTCTGCCTGACTTTGCGCGATCTTCTTTATAGTGACCCTGTTCTTTTTTATAATAATCTTGATGATAATCTTCTGCAGGCCAAAATATTTGTGCATCAGCAATTTCCGTTACAATAGGCTTTTTAAAGCGACCACTATGAGCAAGTTGTACTTTTGATTGTTCAGCTACTAATTTTTGTTGTTCGTTATGTGTAAATATTACCGTTTTATAAGATTCACCACGATCGTGGAACTGTCCACCTGCATCTGTTGGGTCGATTTGCATCCAGTAAATTTCTAATAAGCGTTCATAACTAAAAATGGTTGGATCAAATTCAATTTGTACGACTTCTACGTGTCCGGAATCGCCGCGCTTTACATCTTCATATGTAGGATTATCAATATGCCCGCCCATATAACCACTTGTTACCTTTTTAATACCATCCCATTGATCAAATGGCTTTACCATGCACCAAAAACAGCCGCCAGCAAATGTTGCTTTTTCCATGTTGTTTCACTCCTCAAATTGCCAATTTAAATATGCTGTATTCTAACACGTAAATATTTGTTCTTCAATGGTAAAATAAATGTGTAAGATCGATAAATTATGGAAAATGGTATAGTAGTAGGTATATATTGCAACTTCATATACACTTTAGACGTCTTACTTTCACGTATAGAAGGGAAGTTTTAAAATGGAAGAAAATTCACGTCCAGTACGCTTTAAAAAAAAGAAGAAGTTAAGAAAAGGACGAACACTGTTTGCCATTCTTTTTCTAATCATTGCTGGGTTACTAATTTTTAGCTATATGCAATATCAAAATGGATTAAAACTTGCTGATGAAACCAATATGCCGGCAGAGGATTTTACACCTGACGACGATGATGAAATTATTGAGAATATATTAATTATCGGTGTAGATAGCCGCGGTGAAGAACAGTCTCGTTCAGATACAATGATGCTCTTGTCTTGGAACCAAGATACAAACAAAATGAAACTCGTGTCCTTTATGCGTGACATATATGCAGATATTCCTGAGTATCAATCATATAAATTAAATACTGCCTATTACTTAGGTGGTGTATCGCTGTTACAAACAACATTAAATAATATGTTTGATATTACAGTTGATCACTATGCGCTTATTGATTTTAAAAGCTTTGAGACATTAATTGATATACTGGCACCAAATGGGATTGAAATGGATGTTGAAAAGAACATGAGTGGTGATATTAAAGTTGAATTAACAAAAGGTCTACAAAAATTAGATGGTAAAGAATTATTAGGCTATGCAAGGTTCCGTTCAGATTCAGAAGGGGACTTCGGACGTGTGGCACGTCAGCAGAAAGTAATTGAAGCATTGAAAGATGAACTTGTTTCTCCTAAAAACATGAAAAATATCCCGAAATTTATCGGGGCAGCACAAGGATACATTACAACTGATATTTCAAGTAGAGATCAACTTGCTACGGTCCTTAAAGCCGTTACAGGTGGAGGCATGGGTGTTGAAAAATTGACCATTCCTGCAGAAGGAACGTACGAATTTAAAGAATACAGACACGCGGGCTCGGTACTTCAAATCGATAAAGAAAAAAATAAACAAATTTTACATGATTTTTTACAATTAACAGAGTAAGCATTATATCAATATGAAAAAACAATGATAAAATAGAGTGTATATAAAAATTTGTCGATTTGTCGGGGTGGTTTTTTGGAAAAAGAAAAAGGAATAAACAAAAACAAGCCTTTACCTGAAGAAGGAGTAAAAACCAGTGTTTTTTCTTCGCGCTTCATTCAATTTTTAGGTGGTAAAAATATTTTATTCCTATTAATTATTATTTTAATGCTTGGTTGTACCATTTTTGTGTACGACAAGATTGCATTTATATTTGAACCACTTAGTGTGTTATTTGAGGTCATCATTTTACCTGGGGTTCTGGGCGTCATATTATACTACTTACTACGACCACCTTTAAATTTACTTGTAAAATGGAAAGTGCCTAGACCATTAGGCATACTGATTTTGTACATTATTGTCGTTGCGCTTATTACATTAGTTGTATTACTAGTCTATCCGTTTTTACGAGACCAGTTAACAAATTTAGCACAGGAATTTCCTGTTGTTTTTATGTCCTTTGCGGATCAAGTTTTAAGTTTTATAAATAATTCACAATTTGATGAGTTTCTCCAAACGGTTAATGTCGATTACAATCGAGTTTTAACAGACTTTACCGATGATTTAGTGAATACAGTTAAAGATACAATGTCCAGTGTTGCATCAAGTGTTGCTTCGGGGATTACAGGCTTTGTTTCTGCATTAACAGGAATCCTATTATCATTAGTTATTGTACCTTTCATCACATTTTATTTATTGTATGAAGGTCATAAAATGCCGGGCTTTATTCTACGCTTATTTCCTCCACGTATGCGTAAAGAAATTGGCGCTGTTTTACACGATATGGACAAACAAATTAGTTCTTACGTACAAGGGCAAATTTTAGTATCGTTTTGTATCGGAATTATGATGACAATCGGTTTTTTAATTATACGTATGCCCTATGCGTTATTAATTGGCTTTTTAGCAATGATTACAAGTGTTGTTCCGTATTTAGGACCTGTAATTGCTGCAACACCAGCTGCTATTATTGCCATCGTACATTCACCATGGCTCCTTGTAAAACTGATTATTGTCTGGACAATCGTTCAATTAATAGAAGGGAAGTTTATTTCCCCTCAAATTATGGGTAAATCATTGAGTATTCACCCAATCTCTATTATATTTGTCTTATTAACAGCTGGTTCGTTATTTGGTGTTGCTGGAGTTGTATTAGGACTTCCAGGTTATGCTTTAATTAAAGTCATAGTAACCCATGTATATCGTTTATTCAAAGAGCGGTATAATCGTTTTCAACCAGATAATAGTAATTTATATGAAGATACCAAAAGTAAGTAATTTAAATCGGTAGCAATCGCTGCCGATTTTTTTTAAAATCATATTAAGGTAGTTACAAAAAAGCGGGGGATTTAACATGATGAGTAAATGGTTAACAATAGTCGAAAAAAATGGGGTTAAAGTTGAAACTGTCATTGAAAAGACAGAGTTAGTTGAAGGGGATTCACTAAATGGTACTGTGTATATTACGTCAGAAAATGAAGAAGAAAAAATAGATTGTATCTCATTGAAGGTACTAAGTAATGAACCAACAGGTGAATTGCACTTGATTGCCAAACATTCATTCCAACTTGTAGGAAGTATTCATTCGAAAGAAGCCGAAATGGTACCGTTTGAATTGATACCTGATGACCGCTGGAATAATGATACAGATGACAATCAGCTGATTTTTAAAACATCCGTATTGTTTTTAGACGGAACTGAAATTGAAGAGGTTGGAATTATTTCATATTATATGGAGTAATCTAACTATGTAAAAAGAGCATTCGATTGAATTCGAATGCTCCTTTTTTAATTGTTTATGCTAATGTTTTTAATCGTTCTACTGCTTTTATTAATGTTTCAACTGGTTGTACTAAAGCTAAACGCAAATAGCCTTCACCCGCGGTACCAAATGTTGTACCCGGTACCATAACAACGCCCGTTTCTTCAATGGCTTTAAACGCAAAGTCTATACAGTTCATTGTTGAAGGGTATTTCGCCCAAACGAACATGCCACCATCACTTGGTGCAACTTCCCATCCTATTGACGTTAACCCATCCATTAATGTTTTATGACGAACAGAGAATGTTTTACGAAGTTCAGCAGTTACAACTTCTGCATTATCAAGTGCCATAGCAGCTACTAGTTGAATCGGTTCGAAAATACCGAAATCTAGGTTTGATTTTAATTGTTTCATAATACCGATCAATTCCGCATTCCCTACGATATAAGCAATACGAGTTCCTGCTAAGCTGAAGCTTTTTGATAGCGAGTTTATTTCTAAACCAACTTCTTTCGCACCAGGAGTAGCTAGGAAGCTAATTGGGGCATCTCCTTTAAAGTAAAACTCTGAGTAAGCAGCATCATGTAAAACAATAATATTGTATTGTTTAGCAAAAGCAACCACTTCTTCAAAGTATTCTAATGAAGGCATTGCTGGTACTGGATTTCCTGGTAAGTTTAAAATCAGCAATTTCGCCTTTTGTAAAACTTCTTCTGGAACTGCTTTTAAATCGGGCAAATAATTATTTTCTTTTGTAAGTGGCATGTAGTATGGTACCGCGCCAGCTAAGTGAATCCCTGCATCATAAGCGACATAGGCTGGGTTTGTTGTTAATACAACATCACCAGGGTCACAAAAGGCGACAGGAAGATGAACTAATCCTTCTTGAGAGCCGATTGTTTGAACTACTTCACAAGATGGATCTAATTCTACGCCATTGACACGTTTATAATAGCGACATACTGCGTCGTTAAATGTTTGAATACCCGTTAATGTATAACCATATGAAGAAGAAAGTGCAGTTAATTCTGACATTTCACTTCGTAAATTTTCAGCAGGTGGAATATCCGGGCTACCTAAGCTAAGATCGATTAATTCCATCCCTTTTTGTTGTTGGTTTATTGCGTGTTGTTTTAAATCTCCAAAAATAGATGGAGTAAATAACGACATTTTTTTTGATGGTTGGATATTCAATTTGTAACACTCCTTAATACTTTTCAAATGTAGCCCCATTTTATCATACTCATCACGTATAATGGGGAGGATATCAGAAAATAGAGTTAATTCATTCTATTAAAGCGGGATAATGAAATGTAAGAGCAAATTTCTACGCAAGCAAAGGGGATTCCTATGAAAATTTATTCATTAAGTGGTGCAAGTGGGACCGGTAAAAGTACGTCGGCACTTGAATTAGCGTATTTACATAACATCGAAGGAATAATCGATGATGGCATATTAATCATTCATGGCGAAAAATGTGCAGGGACAAGTGCGAAATTCGAAAAAAATGCGTTCACTGCTGTACGTCGTGCCATATTTCTAGAAGATGCACATCGGAATGAAGTGAAAAGTGCAATCGAACAAAGTAATATTCATTCATTACTAATCATCGGTACGAGCGACAAAATGACAAAAAAAATTGCAGCTAGATTAGATGTTGGTACGATTGATACATTTATCTATGTAGAGGACGTAAGAACACAAAAAGAGATTCGCCAGGCACAGTTTATTCGCCAAACCCAAGGAAAACATGTCATGCCCATTCCACATGCCCAAGTAGAGCAAAATTTTTTTAAACGTATTATTCAAAAAGGACGAGATATCTTTTTAAATAAGAAAAAAATAGGCGAGACGACGATTGTGCAACCTGACTTTCATAAAGAGCGCATCGAAATTGCACGCGCAGTTTATGTCGCTGTATTACATCAAATTTTATCGGAAAGTGATATTGTAGCGAAATTTGAAATCATGCATTTAGCTACTGAAGCCATTCCCCAAATGCAAATTGCTGTTTATTTGCACGCACCAATTTCATATGATGTAATCATGCATCTAACGCTATTGCAAAAAGAAATTTCTCATCAATTTTTACTTCACTTTGGCATTGAACCAGAATTTATTCATTTACAAGTGAGAGGAATAAAATAACAGAGGTAAAATTTGAGATAAAACACCATCTTTCTGTGATGAAAAATGGTGTTTTTTGTTTGGTTAAAATTATATTGGCACTTCTTCTTATTATTTGTATTCTTTCTACATTTAAATAAAAGGAATTTTTAAAATTTTCAAAAAATGAATTGTATTTTATGAAAAATAATTATATTCTATATATCAATTGGTGGTTGAACCAATAACGTTAGAGGTCCAACCAATAGAAATATGGGGGATGAACATGAATTATATCGAACAATTACAGAAAATGCTGTCATCGGAACAAGTCACGACAAACGATGTACTACTTGAACAACATAGTAAAGATGAATCTTACCACGAATCACATTTACCTGATGTAGTTATTTTTCCAAAATCGACAGAGGAAGTAAGTCAAGTTGTTGCATTTGCAAATGAACATCAAATACCAGTCGTACCATTTGGACTTGGTACAAGTTTAGAAGGGCATGTCATTCCTTATAATGGGGGGATTTCACTCGATCTATCACTTATGAATGCTGTTCTTGAAGTACGTCCAGATGATTTTTTAGTAAAGGTCCAACCAGGTTTAACACGAAGTCAACTCAATAAAGAATTAAAGAAATACGGTTTGTTTTTCTCAGTAGATCCTGGTGCAGATGCAACGCTTGGTGGAATGGCAGCAACAAATGCTAGCGGAACAACTTCCGTTCGATATGGTATCATGCGCGATCAAGTTCGTGATTTAGAAGTTGTTTTAGCAAATGGAGACATTATACATACAGGAGGTTTAGCAGCGAAATCATCTTCTGGTTATCATCTCAATAGTCTACTTGTCGGTTCTGAAGGCACATTAGGTGTTATTACAGAGTTAACATTACGCGTTTATGGTATTCCAGAAAAAATTGTAGCGGGCCGTGCAACATTTAATTCCGTTCAACTAGCCGTTGATTCAGTCGTTGCATTAAAGCAAGCGGGCATTCCAATGGCACGCATCGAACTTGTCGATCAAC includes these proteins:
- a CDS encoding FAD-binding oxidoreductase gives rise to the protein MNYIEQLQKMLSSEQVTTNDVLLEQHSKDESYHESHLPDVVIFPKSTEEVSQVVAFANEHQIPVVPFGLGTSLEGHVIPYNGGISLDLSLMNAVLEVRPDDFLVKVQPGLTRSQLNKELKKYGLFFSVDPGADATLGGMAATNASGTTSVRYGIMRDQVRDLEVVLANGDIIHTGGLAAKSSSGYHLNSLLVGSEGTLGVITELTLRVYGIPEKIVAGRATFNSVQLAVDSVVALKQAGIPMARIELVDQHSIEQVNSASGTTFAEAPTLFLEFHGNEAGLTADIEFATELLNDNSCLEIKFEKDERDRNKLWELRHNLAYTYIHAAPKKRLMTTDVVVPINSLPDAIENSRAKIESMNINAGIVGHVGDGNYHILLMVDMSNQDEIARAKELNEHVVEYALSHGGTCTGEHGVGVGKAKYQRLEHGLAYKWMKEIKKALDPNNILNPGKIFID
- a CDS encoding AI-2E family transporter, translating into MEKEKGINKNKPLPEEGVKTSVFSSRFIQFLGGKNILFLLIIILMLGCTIFVYDKIAFIFEPLSVLFEVIILPGVLGVILYYLLRPPLNLLVKWKVPRPLGILILYIIVVALITLVVLLVYPFLRDQLTNLAQEFPVVFMSFADQVLSFINNSQFDEFLQTVNVDYNRVLTDFTDDLVNTVKDTMSSVASSVASGITGFVSALTGILLSLVIVPFITFYLLYEGHKMPGFILRLFPPRMRKEIGAVLHDMDKQISSYVQGQILVSFCIGIMMTIGFLIIRMPYALLIGFLAMITSVVPYLGPVIAATPAAIIAIVHSPWLLVKLIIVWTIVQLIEGKFISPQIMGKSLSIHPISIIFVLLTAGSLFGVAGVVLGLPGYALIKVIVTHVYRLFKERYNRFQPDNSNLYEDTKSK
- a CDS encoding aminotransferase class I/II-fold pyridoxal phosphate-dependent enzyme, which translates into the protein MNIQPSKKMSLFTPSIFGDLKQHAINQQQKGMELIDLSLGSPDIPPAENLRSEMSELTALSSSYGYTLTGIQTFNDAVCRYYKRVNGVELDPSCEVVQTIGSQEGLVHLPVAFCDPGDVVLTTNPAYVAYDAGIHLAGAVPYYMPLTKENNYLPDLKAVPEEVLQKAKLLILNLPGNPVPAMPSLEYFEEVVAFAKQYNIIVLHDAAYSEFYFKGDAPISFLATPGAKEVGLEINSLSKSFSLAGTRIAYIVGNAELIGIMKQLKSNLDFGIFEPIQLVAAMALDNAEVVTAELRKTFSVRHKTLMDGLTSIGWEVAPSDGGMFVWAKYPSTMNCIDFAFKAIEETGVVMVPGTTFGTAGEGYLRLALVQPVETLIKAVERLKTLA
- a CDS encoding LCP family protein; amino-acid sequence: MEENSRPVRFKKKKKLRKGRTLFAILFLIIAGLLIFSYMQYQNGLKLADETNMPAEDFTPDDDDEIIENILIIGVDSRGEEQSRSDTMMLLSWNQDTNKMKLVSFMRDIYADIPEYQSYKLNTAYYLGGVSLLQTTLNNMFDITVDHYALIDFKSFETLIDILAPNGIEMDVEKNMSGDIKVELTKGLQKLDGKELLGYARFRSDSEGDFGRVARQQKVIEALKDELVSPKNMKNIPKFIGAAQGYITTDISSRDQLATVLKAVTGGGMGVEKLTIPAEGTYEFKEYRHAGSVLQIDKEKNKQILHDFLQLTE
- a CDS encoding sporulation protein; translated protein: MMSKWLTIVEKNGVKVETVIEKTELVEGDSLNGTVYITSENEEEKIDCISLKVLSNEPTGELHLIAKHSFQLVGSIHSKEAEMVPFELIPDDRWNNDTDDNQLIFKTSVLFLDGTEIEEVGIISYYME